One Cucumis sativus cultivar 9930 chromosome 1, Cucumber_9930_V3, whole genome shotgun sequence DNA segment encodes these proteins:
- the LOC101209721 gene encoding pentatricopeptide repeat-containing protein At5g55740, chloroplastic, whose amino-acid sequence MAALPFPLPTNPIYSLYTPRKPHYSPTHFASFSQIASNVQISYKSYLNHISSLCKQGHLLEALDLVTDLELEDITIGPDVYGELLQGCVYERALSLGQQIHGRILKNGESIAKNEYIETKLVIFYSKCDESEIANRLFGKLQVQNEFSWAAIMGLKSRMGFNQEALMGFREMHEYGLLLDNFVIPIAFKASGALRWIGFGKSVHAYVVKMGLGGCIYVATSLLDMYGKCGLCEEAKKVFDKILEKNIVAWNSMIVNFTQNGLNAEAVETFYEMRVEGVAPTQVTLSSFLSASANLSVIDEGKQGHALAVLSGLELTNILGSSLINFYSKVGLVEDAELVFSEMLEKDTVTWNLLVSGYVHNGLVDRALDLCHVMQSENLRFDSVTLASIMAAAADSRNLKLGKEGHSFCVRNNLESDVAVASSIIDMYAKCEKLECARRVFDATAKRDLIMWNTLLAAYAEQGHSGETLKLFYQMQLEGLPPNVISWNSVILGLLNKGKVDQAKDTFMEMQSLGICPNLITWTTLICGLAQNGLGDEAFLTFQSMEEAGIKPNSLSISSLLSACSTMASLPHGRAIHCYITRHELSVSTPVLCSLVNMYAKCGSINQAKRVFDMILKKELPVYNAMISGYALHGQAVEALSLFRRLKEECIKPDEITFTSILSACGHAGLVREGLELFIDMVSNHKIVAQAEHYGCLVSILSRSHNLDEALRIILGMPFEPDAFIFGSLLAACREHPDFELKERLFERLLKLEPDNSGNYVALSNAYAATGMWDEASKVRGLMKERSLSKIPGHSLIQIGNKTHVFFAGDKSHSRTKEIYMMLALLRVEMQFTRCISVIS is encoded by the coding sequence ATGGCTGCTCTTCCTTTTCCCCTTCCCACTAATCCCATCTATTCCCTCTACACTCCCAGAAAACCCCACTACTCACCCACCCATTTCGCCAGCTTCAGCCAAATTGCTTCAAATGTTCAAATCTCTTATAAATCTTATCTCAACCACATATCTTCTCTCTGCAAACAAGGCCATCTTCTAGAAGCCCTGGACTTGGTTACTGATCTGGAATTGGAAGACATCACTATTGGACCTGATGTTTACGGTGAACTTCTTCAGGGTTGCGTTTACGAGAGAGCTCTTTCGTTGGGTCAGCAAATCCACGGTCGAATTCTCAAGAATGGTGAGTCCATTGCAAAGAATGAGTATATCGAGACCAAATTAGTAATCTTCTATTCGAAATGTGACGAGTCAGAAATTGCCAACCGTTTGTTTGGCAAGCTGCAGGTACAGAATGAGTTTTCTTGGGCTGCTATTATGGGATTGAAAAGTAGAATGGGGTTTAATCAAGAAGCTTTGATGGGTTTTCGTGAGATGCACGAATACGGGCTACTTcttgataattttgttattccaATTGCTTTCAAGGCTTCTGGTGCTCTGCGGTGGATTGGGTTTGGGAAATCCGTTCACGCTTATGTAGTTAAGATGGGTCTAGGTGGGTGTATCTATGTTGCTACTAGTCTTCTGGACATGTATGGCAAATGTGGGTTATGTGAAGAAGCAAAGAaggtgtttgataaaattctCGAGAAGAATATAGTAGCTTGGAATTCAATGATTGTTAATTTTACACAGAATGGACTGAATGCAGAAGCAGTTGAGACATTTTACGAAATGAGGGTGGAAGGTGTTGCACCTACTCAAGTGACTCTGTCAAGTTTTCTTTCAGCTTCAGCTAACTTAAGTGTGATCGATGAGGGTAAGCAGGGGCATGCCTTAGCAGTGTTATCTGGACTGGAATTGACTAACATTTTGGGTAGTTCgcttataaatttttattccaAGGTTGGTTTGGTTGAGGATGCTGAGCTGGTTTTCAGTGAAATGTTGGAGAAAGATACAGTGACATGGAATTTGCTGGTTTCTGGTTACGTGCATAACGGGCTGGTTGATCGGGCACTTGACTTATGTCACGTAATGCAATCAGAAAACTTGAGGTTTGATTCTGTAACTCTTGCTTCAATAATGGCTGCGGCTGCTGACTCTAGAAATTTGAAACTAGGGAAGGAAGGGCATTCCTTTTGTGTTAGAAACAACCTTGAATCTGATGTCGCTGTTGCAAGTAGTATTATAGATATGTATGCCAAATGTGAAAAATTGGAATGTGCAAGACGAGTTTTTGATGCAACAGCGAAGAGAGACCTTATAATGTGGAATACTTTGTTAGCTGCCTATGCTGAGCAGGGTCATAGTGGTGAAACATTAAAATTGTTCTATCAGATGCAGCTAGAAGGTCTGCCACCAAATGTGATATCCTGGAACTCTGTGATTTTAGGTCTTTTGAATAAAGGCAAAGTTGACCAGGCTAAAGACACGTTCATGGAGATGCAGTCTCTTGGTATCTGTCCTAATTTAATTACTTGGACTACTCTCATTTGTGGACTCGCTCAGAATGGTCTTGGTGATGAAGCATTCCTGACATTTCAGTCAATGGAAGAAGCTGGCATTAAACCCAACAGTTTGAGTATTAGCTCGCTACTTTCAGCTTGCTCAACTATGGCATCTCTACCTCATGGAAGAGCAATTCATTGTTACATCACAAGACATGAACTTTCAGTATCAACACCGGTCTTATGCTCCTTAGTGAACATGTACGCTAAATGTGGTAGTATAAATCAAGCAAAGAGGGTGTTTGATATGATATTGAAGAAGGAATTACCCGTCTATAATGCAATGATCTCTGGCTATGCATTACATGGTCAAGCAGTGGAAGCTCTTTCACTCTTTAGACGTCTAAAAGAGGAATGTATAAAACCAGATGAAATAACCTTTACTAGTATACTTTCTGCATGCGGTCATGCTGGACTTGTAAGAGAAGGGTTAGAGCTTTTCATAGATATGGTTTCTAACCATAAAATAGTAGCACAAGCAGAGCATTATGGTTGTCTCGTTAGTATTCTTTCTAGGAGTCATAACTTAGATGAAGCTTTAAGAATTATTTTAGGCATGCCTTTTGAGCCTGATGCATTCATATTTGGATCCCTACTTGCTGCATGTAGAGAACATCCTGACTTTGAACTCAAAGAACGTTTATTTGAACGCTTGTTGAAATTAGAGCCAGATAATTCAGGAAACTATGTGGCACTATCAAATGCATATGCTGCTACTGGAATGTGGGATGAAGCATCGAAAGTGAGGGGTCTGATGAAAGAAAGGAGCCTAAGTAAGATTCCTGGACATAGCTTGATTCAGATTGGAAACAAAACACATGTGTTTTTTGCTGGAGATAAATCACATTCcagaacaaaagaaatttacatgATGTTGGCACTCCTCAGAGTGGAAATGCAATTCACGAGGTGTATATCTGTGATCAGTTGA
- the LOC101211700 gene encoding ABC transporter G family member 38, producing the protein MASENSSVGSFRPDAAAEEDSLRWAALQRLPTYQRARKALLHGVAGDLKEIDLQKLNVKETKELLNRVVKNAESNEEFLHKLKSRIDRVSLGLPTIEVRFQNLNVDAEAYLGTSASPTIFRYFLDLARSAANFIHLYSSQKQQFSILSDVSGIIKPGRLTLLLGPPGSGKTTFLKALSGKLESNLQFSGTVTYNGHEMKEFVPQRTAAYISQYDIHVPLLTVRETLAFSARCQGVGTGYDMLTELLRREKQHNIKPDPYIDALMKASVMKGQKEDIVTEYILKILGLDICADTIVGNEMLRGISGGQKKRVTTGEMLVGPVNALFMDNISTGLDSSTTFQIVNCIRQSIHIFNKTAVISLLQPPPETFELFDDIILLSEGHIVYQGPREHVLEFFESMGFKCPERKGVADYLQEVTSRKDQRQYWRNHDMEYHYISAEEFVEAFKSFRIGVAIEHELAIPFQKSRSHPAALTKTKYGATKKELMKACLAREVTLMKRSASLHIFKIIQLEMSAIVVALVFAQARKQHDNIQDGLVKLGAIYFGLNSLTFTGFFELPLTIDKLPIFYKQRDFLFYPSWAFSLPSSILGIPVSFIEVALWVATTYYAIGFEPSFTRVLKQFFVYTLSGQMSYALFRCIAAVARDHVVANTGGCLGVLWLLIFGGFVLSHNNMQKWLSWGYWTSPLMYAQTALSINEFLGDNWNRALNGSTESLGVSVLKSRGLFVNPYWYWVCLVALVGFIILFNVISAVALAFFNEYGKSQTVIPHKKTEKEQSDMVGEEKGHLFKDNKSSSIGSKTDSMSINSEVNRHTNQKMLLPFTPLCLTFENVKYSVDMPKAMKVQGESSGRLELLKGVSGAFRPGILTALMGVSGAGKTTLLDVLAGRKNSGYIEGSIRISGFPKKQETFARVSGYCEQNDIHSPYVTVYESLVYSAWLRLPSEVDSKTLELFVEEIMELIELTPLRDSLVGFPNVNGLSIEQRKRLTIAVELVANPSIIFLDEPTSGLDARAAAIVMRTVRNTVDTGRTVVCTIHQPSIDIFESFDELILLTRGGEEIYVGPLGAQSCLLIKYFEEIHGVDSIRDGYNPAAWVLDMTTRTQEDILGIKFAQIYKKSDLFRRNEALIKELGEPHPDSQDLHFPSKYPHSYLTQFKACLWKQHKSYSRNTAYTAVRLVFSASMGLMFGAVFMGLGSKRSTKQDIFNSIGAMYIAINFMGSQGALTVQPVIITERTVYYRERAAGMYSALPHSFAQVAIEIPYTLLQVSLYALIVYAMMGYQWTATKFFLNFFFMYITILYFIYYGMMVISVSPNQATATILSGLFYSFWNLFTGFVIPRTRISVWLRWYSWICPVSWSLYGLVTAQFADIKTKVETGETVGEFINQYYGFRYQYLWMVSVALLGFTLLFILVFVYSAKFLNFQRR; encoded by the exons ATGGCATCGGAGAATTCCAGCGTTGGCAGTTTCCGACCAGACGCCGCCGCTGAAGAAGATTCTCTCCGATGGGCTGCTCTTCAAAGGCTTCCTACTTATCAAAGGGCTCGTAAAGCCCTTCTGCATGGTGTTGCAG GGGATTTGAAGGAAATTGATCTTCAAAAGCTTAATGTTAAGGAAACCAAAGAACTTTTAAACAGAGTGGTCAAAAATGCTGAAAGTAATGAGGAGTTTCTTCACAAACTCAAGAGCCGAATCGACAG AGTATCCCTTGGTTTACCAACAATTGAAGTGCGATTCCAGAATCTTAACGTCGATGCTGAAGCATACTTGGGGACATCAGCTTCCCCCACAAtctttagatattttctaGACCTCGCACGG AGTGCAgcaaatttcattcatttatattCAAGCCAAAAGCAGCAATTCTCAATCCTTTCTGATGTCAGTGGAATTATCAAACCAGGAAG ATTGACCTTACTTCTTGGACCTCCAGGTTCTGGCAAGACAACTTTCCTAAAAGCCTTATCTGGGAAACTCGAATCAAATCTACAG TTTTCTGGGACAGTAACTTATAATGGCCATGAAATGAAGGAATTTGTTCCTCAAAGAACTGCTGCTTATATCAGTCAGTATGACATTCATGTTCCTCTGTTGACAGTAAGGGAAACCTTAGCATTCTCAGCAAGATGTCAAGGAGTTGGCACTGGCTATG ATATGCTTACGGAGCTTTTGAGGAGGGAAAAGCAGCATAATATCAAGCCAGATCCTTATATTGATGCATTAATGAAG GCATCAGTAATGAAAGGACAGAAGGAAGATATTGTTACAGAGTATATACTCAAG ATATTGGGATTGGATATTTGTGCTGATACCATTGTAGGAAATGAGATGTTAAGAGGTATTTCAGGAGGacaaaaaaagagagtgaCCACAG GAGAGATGCTGGTTGGTCCCGTCAATGCGCTGTTCATGGACAATATATCTACTGGTCTTGATAGTTCAACTACATTCCAAATTGTGAACTGTATTCGTCAATCCATTCACATTTTTAATAAGACCGCAGTGATCTCTCTTCTCCAACCTCCACCGGAGACTTTCGAGCTATTTGATGATATCATTCTTTTGTCAGAAGGTCATATTGTGTACCAAGGTCCACGGGAACATGTTCTCGAGTTTTTTGAATCCATGGGTTTCAAATGTCCTGAAAGGAAGGGTGTCGCTGATTACCTGCAGGAA GTTACGTCAAGAAAGGATCAAAGACAATACTGGAGGAATCATGATATGGAGTATCATTATATTTCAGCCGAAGAGTTTGTGGAGGCTTTCAAGTCATTTCGAATAGGTGTGGCAATAGAGCATGAGCTTGCTATCCCATTTCAAAAGTCCAGGAGCCACCCAGCAGCtttaacaaaaactaaatatggAGCTACCAAGAAAGAACTAATGAAGGCATGCCTAGCAAGGGAAGTTACTTTAATGAAGAGGAGTGCATCTCTCCatattttcaagattattCAA cTTGAAATGTCTGCTATAGTTGTAGCATTAGTGTTTGCTCAAGCCAGAAAGCAGCATGATAATATTCAAGATGGACTAGTCAAATTGGGAGCTATCTATTTTGGACTCAACTCATTAACGTTTACCGGATTTTTTGAACTGCCATTAACAATTGACAAACTCCCTATATTTTACAAGCAAAGAGACTTCCTTTTCTACCCATCATGGGCATTTTCATTGCCATCCTCTATCCTTGGAATTCCTGTGTCTTTTATTGAAGTAGCTCTTTGGGTTGCCACAACATATTATGCTATAGGATTTGAACCTAGCTTCACAAG GGTgcttaaacaattttttgtttacacATTGAGTGGACAAATGTCATATGCTCTATTCAGATGCATTGCAGCAGTGGCCAGAGATCATGTTGTTGCAAATACAGGAGGATGCCTTGGTGTATTATGGCTTCTGATATTTGGTGGATTCGTTTTATCACATA ATAATATGCAGAAGTGGTTGTCTTGGGGATACTGGACCTCGCCACTGATGTATGCGCAAACGGCACTGTCGATCAATGAATTTCTTGGTGATAATTGGAATCGT GCTCTTAATGGATCAACCGAGTCTCTGGGGGTTTCGGTCCTGAAATCACGTGGGCTTTTTGTTAATCCGTACTGGTATTGGGTATGTCTTGTTGCATTGGTAGGATTCATAATCCTTTTCAATGTAATTTCTGCAGTGGCTCTGGCATTTTTTAATG AATATGGGAAATCACAAACAGTTATCCCTCACAAAAAGACTGAGAAGGAACAGTCTGACATGGTCGGCGAGGAAAAGGGTCACTTATTCAAGGACAATAAATCAAGCTCAATCGGGAGTAAAACTGATAGCATGTCTATAA ATTCTGAGGTCAATAGACATACCAATCAAAAGATGCTTCTTCCATTCACACCACTCTGCCTAACGTTTGAGAACGTCAAATACTCAGTAGATATGCCAAAG GCAATGAAAGTTCAAGGTGAATCTTCGGGTCGATTGGAACTTCTGAAGGGAGTTAGTGGAGCTTTCAGGCCTGGAATTCTAACAGCTCTAATGGGTGTTAGTGGTGCTGGAAAAACGACGCTCTTGGACGTGTTGGCAGGAAGAAAAAACAGTGGTTACATTGAAGGAAGTATCAGAATATCAGGCTTTCCCAAAAAACAGGAAACTTTTGCTCGAGTTTCTGGCTACTGTGAACAAAATGACATTCATTCACCTTACGTTACCGTGTATGAGTCCCTCGTATATTCAGCATGGCTTAGATTGCCTTCAGAAGTTGACTCAAAGACTTTAGAG ctttttgttgaagaaatcaTGGAGCTGATTGAATTAACACCATTAAGAGATTCATTGGTTGGATTTCCAAATGTGAACGGATTATCCATCGAGCAAAGAAAAAGGTTAACCATTGCTGTTGAGCTTGTTGCTAACCCTTCAATAATATTCCTAGATGAGCCAACCTCAGGTCTAGATGCTCGAGCAGCTGCCATCGTAATGAGAACAGTGAGAAATACAGTTGATACAGGAAGAACAGTAGTATGCACAATTCACCAGCCAAGCATCGACATATTTGAATCATTTGATGAG CTCATTTTATTGACAAGAGGAGGTGAAGAAATATATGTGGGTCCTTTGGGGGCACAGTCTTGTCTCTTAATCAAGTATTTTGAG GAAATCCATGGAGTTGATAGCATAAGGGATGGATATAATCCAGCAGCATGGGTTTTGGATATGACAACAAGAACACAAGAAGATATTCTAGGCATAAAATTTGCTCAAATATACAAGAAATCTGATCTTTTTAG AAGAAATGAAGCTTTGATTAAAGAGTTGGGTGAACCTCATCCAGATTCTCAAGATCTTCATTTTCCATCAAAGTACCCACATTCCTACTTGACTCAGTTCAAAGCCTGCCTATGGAAACAGCACAAATCATATTCCCGTAACACTGCATACACTGCTGTCCGGCTGGTGTTTAGTGCTTCAATGGGACTTATGTTTGGAGCTGTTTTTATGGGGCTTGGCAGCAAGAG GAGCACAAAGCAAGATATTTTCAATAGCATTGGTGCTATGTACATTGCAATTAACTTCATGGGATCACAAGGTGCTCTTACGGTACAACCTGTGATCATAACGGAGCGAACCGTTTACTACCGTGAGCGGGCTGCTGGAATGTATTCTGCTTTGCCTCATTCTTTTGCTCAG GTTGCAATCGAAATCCCATACACCTTGCTTCAGGTATCACTTTATGCACTTATAGTGTATGCAATGATGGGATATCAATGGACAGCGACCAAGTTcttcctcaatttcttcttcatgtACATCACGATTCTTTACTTTATATACTATGGTATGATGGTGATATCAGTGAGTCCTAACCAAGCAACTGCCACTATACTCTCTGGCCTCTTTTACTCCTTCTGGAACCTTTTCACCGGTTTCGTCATCCCCCGAACG AGAATTTCTGTATGGTTGAGATGGTATTCTTGGATTTGCCCAGTTTCATGGAGTTTGTATGGATTGGTGACTGCCCAATTTGCTgatataaaaactaaagttGAGACAGGGGAGACAGTGGGTGAATTTATCAACCAATATTACGGGTTTAGATATCAGTACTTGTGGATGGTTTCAGTTGCTCTTTTAGGCTTCACGTTGCTCTTCATTTTGGTGTTTGTTTACTCAGCCAAgttcttgaactttcaaagAAGATGA